The Dreissena polymorpha isolate Duluth1 chromosome 10, UMN_Dpol_1.0, whole genome shotgun sequence genome includes a region encoding these proteins:
- the LOC127849338 gene encoding uncharacterized protein LOC127849338 produces the protein MLSPAEQTSMLEAQHKVVCQFAPKFVCFSYAAMKQRLHLAALHSVSNAHRKHAETKNGEKRYRISYPKYKAGHHVVKPVKEACNYDYVTELMVELLQFKQQFKSTRIAKQASSSILFSPPPLASSAKKILKNEAVQLHRSRFN, from the exons ATGCTGTCACCAGCTGAACAGACCTCGATGCTGGAGGCTCAACACAAGGTGGTCTGCCAATTTGCGCCAAAATTTGTCTGCTTTTCATACGCAGCAATGAAACAGAG ATTGCATCTGGCAGCCCTGCATTCCGTTTCTAATGCGCACAGGAAACATGCAGAGACGAAGAACGGCGAAAAGCGCTACAGGATTTCGTATCCAAAGTACAAGGCGGGACACCATGTCGTGAAACCTGTCAAAGAGGCCTGCAATTATG ATTATGTCACAGAGCTCATGGTTGAATTGCTGCAATTTAAACAACAGTTCAAGAGCACCCGGATTGCTAAGCAGGCATCTTCTTCCATTCTGTTCTCTCCACCACCATTAGCATCATCTGCGAAGAAAATTTTAAAGAATGAAGCAGTGCAGTTGCACCGCTCTAGGTTTAATTAA